In Candidatus Omnitrophota bacterium, the genomic stretch GATATTCTTTTGTATGGTAACAGAATAGTGGACAGTCCAGAACTTATCATTCCTCATCCAAGAATGTTGGAGCGGGATTTTGTTTTAAATCCACTTTTGGAAATCGAACCAAAGTTTAGAGAAAAATTTAAAGATGTTTGTAAGCGGTGATATAAAAAAAGTACGTAAAGCGCTAAATTTAGCCAAAACAAAAAAAAGAACTGTAGGGTTTGTGCCTACTATGGGTGCATTACATGCTGGACATATGTCTTTAGTCAAGGCTGCCCGAAATCAGTGTGAATTCTTAGTAGTGAGTCTTTTTGTTAATCCAATTCAGTTTTCTCCTAGTGGAGATGATTTTAGGGAGTATCCTCGTAATTTCAGGGGCGATAAAAAGTTACTTCAGGCCCAAGGGGTAGATTTAGTTTTTAATCCTTCAATCAAAACTATTTATCCGGATGGTTTTTCTACGGTCGTCGAAGAGCACGACTTAAGTAATAATCTTTGTGGGCTTTCGCGTCCAGGTCATTTTAAGGGAGTTTGTACGGTGATTTCTAAGTTGCTTAATGTTGTCCAACCAGATATAATGTATTTAGGCCGAAAAGATTATCAGCAAGCTCAGATTATTCGGCGGCTGATTCGAGATTTAAATTTCTCAACCAAAGTTAAAGTATTATCGATTATCAGAGATAAGGACGGACTAGCCTTAAGCTCAAGAAATCGACTCCTAACCTTTAAAGAACGAAAGGATGCGGTAGTGCTTTATCGAGCTCTCAAGCTTGCTAAGAAGAAGATTGTTGAAGGCCAAAGAAATTCAGCTCAAGTGACTCAGAGTATAAGAAAATTAATTGCTTCAGTAAGATCAGCCAAGATAGATTATGTCGAGATAGTTGAGACTAAAAGTTTAAAGCGAGTCAATAAGATTAGAGGCAGAATTCTAATTGCTTTAGCAGTGTATATTGGAAGGACTCGTTTGATCGATAATATTATTTTAGATGTTAAATAAAAAAAAGGTAAAAATCGGTATTGTTGGTTGCGGGGCTATTGGCGAAGGCGTCGCTTTATTTATCAACAAAACTTTAAAGCACCAAGCTAAACTTTCAGCCTTAGCTGATATGGACGAGCTTAAAGCAAAAAAACTAAGTAAAAAGTTACGACCTAACCCACAAGTTTGTGATATTGACAATTTGATTAAAAAAGTTGATTTGATTATTGAAGCGGCCTCAGTGGATGGTGCTCGGTTGGTACTATCTAAGGCTTTGAAATATAAAAAAGATGTAGTAATTTTAAGCGTCGGTGCTTTGATTAAAGATTTTTCTCTACTGCAGAAGATTAAGCGGGCAAAAATTAATATTTATCTTTCATCTGGTGCTATTTCTGGCGTCGATGGCTTGGGGGCATTGAGCCTAGCAAAAATAAAAAAGGTAACACTTACAACATCTAAGCCTCCGAAGGGTCTTATTGGAGCGGATTACTTAAAGGATAGAAATATTAATCTAAAGAAGCTAAAGAAGGAAAAAGTGATCTTTAGAGGTAATGTTCGTCAAGCAATTAAACATTTTCCGAAGAACATAAATGTTGCCGCTACGATACTTATTTCAACTGCTTTTAAAAATGTTGAGGTCTGCATAAAGGCCGATCCAAAATTGAAGCGTAACATTCACTGCATAAGAGTGGAGGCTGAGGAAGGAAACCTAGATATGAGCATTCAAAATGCCCCTTCAAAAATAAATCCAAAAACTAGCGCTTTAGCGATTCTTTCCACACAGTACCTTCTTAAGAAACTTTTTTCTCCTTTCAAAATAGGAAGCTAAAAAATAATAAGATTCACTAGTAGTGATCTAAATTAAGGTCAGGTAGATATTATGAATGAATATATAGTTATAAAGGGTGCCCGAGAGCATAACCTTAAAAATATTAACTTACGGATACCTAAAAATAAGTTAGTCGTTGTGACTGGACTTTCTGGTTCTGGCAAGTCTTCATTAGCTTTTGATACTATTCATGCTGAAGGTCAGCG encodes the following:
- a CDS encoding DUF108 domain-containing protein, giving the protein MLNKKKVKIGIVGCGAIGEGVALFINKTLKHQAKLSALADMDELKAKKLSKKLRPNPQVCDIDNLIKKVDLIIEAASVDGARLVLSKALKYKKDVVILSVGALIKDFSLLQKIKRAKINIYLSSGAISGVDGLGALSLAKIKKVTLTTSKPPKGLIGADYLKDRNINLKKLKKEKVIFRGNVRQAIKHFPKNINVAATILISTAFKNVEVCIKADPKLKRNIHCIRVEAEEGNLDMSIQNAPSKINPKTSALAILSTQYLLKKLFSPFKIGS
- the panC gene encoding pantoate--beta-alanine ligase, which codes for MFVSGDIKKVRKALNLAKTKKRTVGFVPTMGALHAGHMSLVKAARNQCEFLVVSLFVNPIQFSPSGDDFREYPRNFRGDKKLLQAQGVDLVFNPSIKTIYPDGFSTVVEEHDLSNNLCGLSRPGHFKGVCTVISKLLNVVQPDIMYLGRKDYQQAQIIRRLIRDLNFSTKVKVLSIIRDKDGLALSSRNRLLTFKERKDAVVLYRALKLAKKKIVEGQRNSAQVTQSIRKLIASVRSAKIDYVEIVETKSLKRVNKIRGRILIALAVYIGRTRLIDNIILDVK